From Sediminibacterium sp. TEGAF015, a single genomic window includes:
- a CDS encoding DMT family transporter: MSKPYKAFSAALGANLIFGSSYTAVKYITPQYIHPFALNFVRVAVTLTLFWILFLFKPGKVKFDKKDLPRFAICALTGIVINQLFFIKGVSLTTVIHSSLLSLGSPIFITIIAAFLLKEKFTLLKGLGLACGIGGASILVLMKDHTGAVASNMVLGDILVLINAISYAFYLVLVRPLMAKYSGIQVLRWIFTIGAFGILPIGFPYMLEASWSNFDISHWLVLGYVAVFATFVAYLLTVKSIALIGSSATGAFIYTQPVFAAIFAMIFAGEFFTVYKLIAAVLIFTGVYLVNKKPTVTSA; encoded by the coding sequence ATGAGCAAACCCTACAAAGCTTTTTCAGCAGCATTAGGAGCCAACCTGATTTTTGGAAGTAGTTATACGGCAGTGAAATACATTACACCGCAGTATATTCATCCCTTTGCATTGAATTTTGTACGGGTAGCCGTTACGCTTACTTTATTCTGGATTTTGTTTCTCTTTAAACCAGGGAAAGTAAAATTTGATAAAAAAGATCTTCCTCGATTTGCTATTTGTGCACTAACAGGAATCGTGATTAATCAACTCTTTTTTATCAAAGGTGTTTCACTTACAACCGTGATACATAGTTCTCTGTTATCGTTGGGCTCACCCATTTTCATTACCATCATCGCTGCTTTTTTATTGAAAGAAAAATTTACCCTTTTGAAGGGGCTGGGTTTGGCCTGTGGGATTGGAGGCGCCAGTATATTGGTGCTGATGAAAGACCATACGGGAGCCGTTGCAAGTAATATGGTATTGGGCGATATCCTGGTTTTGATTAATGCTATTTCTTATGCGTTCTACCTGGTTTTGGTAAGACCACTAATGGCAAAATATTCTGGCATACAGGTGTTGCGATGGATTTTTACCATTGGCGCATTCGGAATACTACCCATTGGATTTCCGTATATGCTGGAAGCCTCCTGGTCTAATTTTGACATCAGTCATTGGCTGGTATTGGGCTATGTGGCTGTTTTTGCCACTTTTGTAGCGTATTTATTAACGGTAAAAAGCATTGCCCTGATTGGATCTTCGGCCACCGGTGCATTCATCTATACACAACCCGTTTTTGCCGCCATATTTGCCATGATTTTTGCAGGGGAATTTTTCACCGTGTATAAATTAATTGCAGCTGTTTTAATTTTTACTGGGGTTTACCTGGTTAACAAGAAGCCCACTGTTACAAGCGCTTAG
- a CDS encoding 5-oxoprolinase subunit C family protein, which yields MSIEIVKAGLFCTIQDGGRKGFQHLGINPGGAMDKVAMQIANLLIQNSSEEALFEFFYPAPAFQFKQAAFIALSGADFGATIDNTPVPIHQPIYVPANATLRFSKKTKGHIGYLAIQGGLALNEWLNSFSTNTRVIAGGLDGRNLKKGDLIAFKTSSPFPNETEELQILPWIADTKGLYQVERIRYLPGREFSLLNQASQQFMTNAQFTIHADSDRMGYRFKGPLLRLKKPMEIISSGVTNGTLQLLPSGQCIVLLADHQTTGGYPRIGHIIQADIPSLVQQAPGTTIQMVPVNMETAEKINKQQLQYLQQLKNACTLQLHAYHRY from the coding sequence ATGAGCATCGAAATTGTAAAAGCCGGATTATTCTGTACCATTCAGGATGGGGGCAGAAAAGGATTTCAGCACCTTGGTATCAATCCTGGCGGAGCAATGGATAAAGTTGCCATGCAAATAGCCAATTTGTTAATTCAGAACAGTTCTGAAGAAGCCCTGTTTGAATTTTTTTATCCTGCACCAGCATTTCAATTTAAACAGGCTGCATTTATTGCATTGAGTGGAGCAGATTTTGGTGCCACGATTGATAACACTCCTGTTCCAATTCATCAGCCCATTTATGTACCAGCCAATGCAACACTTCGCTTTAGCAAAAAAACAAAAGGGCATATAGGGTATCTGGCCATTCAAGGAGGATTGGCACTGAACGAATGGCTGAACAGCTTTAGCACCAATACACGCGTGATAGCGGGCGGGCTCGACGGAAGAAATCTAAAGAAGGGAGATTTGATTGCATTTAAAACTTCAAGCCCTTTTCCAAATGAAACAGAAGAGCTTCAGATCTTACCCTGGATAGCAGATACGAAAGGGTTATATCAGGTTGAAAGAATCCGGTATTTACCTGGCAGAGAATTTAGTTTATTGAATCAGGCTTCTCAGCAATTCATGACAAACGCCCAGTTTACGATTCATGCGGATAGTGACCGGATGGGCTATCGGTTTAAAGGACCCTTGCTGCGTTTAAAAAAACCAATGGAAATCATTTCTTCCGGTGTTACCAATGGAACCCTGCAACTCTTACCCAGCGGCCAATGCATTGTTTTACTGGCCGATCATCAAACAACAGGGGGGTACCCAAGAATAGGTCATATCATACAGGCAGACATCCCCAGTTTGGTGCAACAAGCGCCCGGAACAACCATTCAAATGGTTCCTGTAAATATGGAAACAGCTGAAAAAATAAATAAACAACAACTACAATATTTGCAGCAATTAAAGAATGCCTGTACCTTACAACTGCATGCTTACCATCGATATTAA
- a CDS encoding glycosyltransferase → MANLRNQFNISTVLIAPLDWGLGHATRCIPIIKAFQQLNCKVLVAAEGHQAALLLKEFPHLTILPLTGYRVHYAKSRLLLLFKLLLQMPRIYKTIKREEAWVQSIAKEYNIDLIISDNRYGVHHPTIPSIFITHQLIIKAPYRWVQNIIQWVNYLFIKKFSACWVPDMAAAPGLAGELSHPAKLPPIPVHYMKLLTRFHRVTCPTKYSFAAVLSGPEPQRTMLERKILKDLETFTKPVLLVRGLPAETAGIEVPSHVTVFNHLDTIELANELQQADYIISRGGYTSLMELISIDKKLIVVPTPGQTEQEYLSRLLMQNKRLLRIDQSEFNLQDAYTQAQSFTFSKMNIDPFDLEQLRTLLLHLSK, encoded by the coding sequence ATGGCCAACTTGCGTAATCAATTTAACATTTCCACCGTACTGATTGCACCTTTAGACTGGGGTTTAGGACACGCAACCCGTTGTATACCGATTATTAAAGCCTTTCAGCAGTTGAATTGCAAAGTTTTGGTAGCTGCCGAAGGACACCAGGCCGCACTCTTGTTGAAAGAATTTCCCCATTTAACCATTCTTCCCTTAACGGGTTACCGGGTTCATTATGCCAAGTCCAGACTACTACTTTTGTTTAAGCTGCTTTTACAAATGCCCCGGATTTATAAAACCATCAAGAGAGAGGAAGCATGGGTACAATCCATTGCGAAAGAATACAATATAGATTTGATCATTTCAGATAACCGATATGGCGTACATCATCCAACTATCCCCTCTATTTTTATAACGCATCAGCTCATTATTAAAGCACCCTATCGCTGGGTGCAAAATATCATTCAATGGGTAAATTATTTATTCATTAAAAAGTTTAGCGCTTGCTGGGTACCCGATATGGCAGCAGCACCTGGATTGGCAGGCGAACTTTCTCACCCCGCTAAACTACCTCCTATTCCTGTCCACTATATGAAACTGCTCACCCGTTTTCATCGGGTAACCTGTCCTACCAAATATAGTTTTGCTGCTGTTTTATCTGGTCCTGAACCACAGCGCACCATGTTGGAAAGAAAAATATTAAAAGACCTGGAAACCTTTACCAAGCCCGTATTGCTTGTGAGGGGACTGCCAGCAGAAACTGCAGGTATAGAAGTGCCTTCGCATGTAACTGTCTTTAATCACCTTGATACGATAGAATTGGCTAACGAATTACAACAAGCCGATTATATTATCAGCAGAGGGGGCTATACTTCATTAATGGAGTTGATTTCCATTGATAAAAAATTAATTGTTGTTCCTACGCCGGGTCAAACAGAACAAGAATACCTGAGTCGTTTATTAATGCAAAACAAAAGACTGTTACGCATTGATCAGTCTGAGTTTAATTTGCAGGATGCTTATACACAAGCACAATCATTTACATTTAGCAAAATGAATATTGATCCGTTCGACTTGGAACAACTGCGTACATTATTGCTACATTTGTCAAAATGA
- a CDS encoding pyridoxal phosphate-dependent aminotransferase has translation MSKLSHLAETLIGSEIVKLGNAINERIRNGETIYNFTIGDFNPSEFPIPVELEQLIIEAYQQKKTSYPAAEGILDLRKSISQFIQDWEGLHFTPAEIQVASGGRPLIYALFKVIVDKGDKVVYGVPSWNNNHYVHLTEGQHCEVSCLPENDFMPTVEDLKPHIKGASLICLCTPQNPTGTTLGKHALAEICELILEENARRGPEEKKLYLMFDQMYWTLTYGDTVHYNPLTLNPAMKPYTIFIDGISKVFSATGVRVGWALGPENVIAKMKAILSHLGAWAPMAEQHAVAKYLPMKEAISTYLTHFKSEIAFRLQNIYEGIIALKQKGFKVDAIAPQAAIYLTIQIDLVGSKTADGTVLATQSDVTQYILSEAKIAIVPFSAFGAGANSSWYRLSVGTCRKQDIPTVLAQLGAALEKLS, from the coding sequence ATGAGCAAGCTGAGTCATCTGGCAGAAACACTGATTGGTAGTGAAATTGTAAAATTGGGTAACGCCATTAATGAAAGAATCCGCAATGGAGAAACGATTTATAATTTCACCATTGGTGATTTCAATCCCAGCGAATTCCCTATTCCAGTTGAATTAGAGCAACTCATCATAGAAGCTTACCAGCAAAAAAAGACCAGTTACCCAGCGGCAGAGGGAATCCTTGATTTAAGAAAGTCTATCAGTCAGTTTATTCAGGATTGGGAAGGGCTGCATTTTACGCCTGCAGAAATTCAGGTAGCATCCGGTGGTCGTCCGTTGATTTATGCATTGTTTAAAGTAATAGTAGATAAAGGGGACAAAGTAGTATATGGTGTTCCTTCCTGGAATAATAACCACTATGTGCATTTAACGGAAGGCCAACATTGCGAAGTGAGCTGTTTGCCTGAGAATGATTTCATGCCAACTGTTGAAGATTTGAAGCCTCATATTAAAGGCGCCAGCTTAATTTGTTTGTGTACCCCACAAAACCCAACTGGCACTACTTTAGGCAAGCATGCACTGGCAGAAATCTGCGAATTAATCTTGGAAGAGAATGCCAGACGTGGACCTGAAGAGAAAAAGCTCTACCTGATGTTCGATCAGATGTACTGGACACTAACGTATGGAGATACCGTTCATTACAATCCACTTACCTTGAATCCGGCGATGAAACCCTATACCATTTTCATTGATGGTATTTCCAAAGTGTTTTCTGCAACGGGTGTTAGAGTAGGTTGGGCATTGGGTCCGGAAAATGTAATTGCTAAAATGAAGGCAATCTTAAGTCATTTAGGTGCATGGGCACCTATGGCTGAGCAGCATGCAGTTGCCAAATACCTTCCAATGAAAGAAGCGATAAGCACTTACTTAACGCATTTTAAATCTGAAATTGCATTCCGTTTACAAAATATCTATGAAGGAATTATTGCCTTAAAGCAAAAGGGCTTTAAAGTAGACGCTATTGCACCACAAGCTGCTATCTATTTAACCATACAGATTGATTTGGTGGGAAGCAAAACGGCTGATGGTACAGTATTGGCTACCCAGTCTGATGTAACCCAGTATATTTTGAGTGAAGCCAAAATTGCCATCGTTCCATTCTCTGCATTTGGAGCCGGAGCCAATAGTAGCTGGTATCGTTTGAGTGTGGGCACTTGCAGAAAGCAAGATATACCTACCGTACTTGCTCAATTAGGTGCCGCGCTGGAAAAGCTTTCTTAG
- a CDS encoding SixA phosphatase family protein: MKELLLVRHAKSSWANPGQDDFDRPLNERGQKDAPMMAQRLIQRGVSINGIITSTALRAITTARFFAIENSIAEKDIIKHEFLYHAPPERFVKAILQIPDTITTAAIFAHNPGITDFVNQLSEARIDDMPTCCVFAIKINTDSWKDFSKAKKEFWFADWPKRL; the protein is encoded by the coding sequence ATGAAAGAATTATTACTGGTAAGACACGCCAAAAGCAGCTGGGCCAATCCTGGGCAGGATGATTTTGATAGGCCCCTGAATGAGCGAGGACAAAAAGATGCGCCCATGATGGCACAGAGACTCATTCAAAGAGGGGTAAGCATCAATGGAATCATTACCAGTACTGCCTTGCGGGCCATTACAACAGCAAGATTTTTTGCAATTGAAAATTCAATAGCAGAAAAAGACATAATAAAGCATGAGTTCCTTTATCATGCGCCCCCTGAAAGATTTGTAAAAGCCATCCTGCAAATTCCCGATACCATTACAACGGCTGCCATTTTTGCCCACAACCCTGGCATTACCGATTTTGTAAACCAGCTGTCTGAGGCCCGCATAGATGATATGCCCACTTGTTGTGTATTTGCTATTAAAATCAATACGGATTCCTGGAAAGACTTTTCAAAAGCAAAAAAAGAATTTTGGTTTGCTGATTGGCCTAAGCGCTTGTAA
- the pxpB gene encoding 5-oxoprolinase subunit PxpB, translated as MRSSAIQIYELGDQALTIEWSSTINEAANQKVMRAFRYWQKNPIVGVTDIIPAYSSLTLVYDAAIIQQQSRGLSPTTWLSQQINSVNGLEATPLEETAPLIVPVCYDPSIAPDLEFAAEFTNCSVEEFILIHSSRTYKVYMLGFLPGFAYMASVDKKIRLPRKETPRKLVAAGSVGIAGEQTGIYPLDAPGGWQLIGKTPISLFDISKEDPCFFKPGDRVKFEPISLDAFHDLKNENT; from the coding sequence GTGAGAAGTTCTGCGATACAGATATATGAATTGGGAGACCAGGCTCTTACCATTGAATGGTCTAGTACCATCAATGAAGCGGCGAACCAAAAAGTCATGCGAGCTTTTCGTTATTGGCAAAAAAATCCGATAGTAGGCGTTACCGATATAATTCCTGCTTATAGTAGCCTTACCCTTGTATACGATGCGGCCATCATTCAACAACAATCAAGAGGACTTTCTCCTACAACTTGGTTAAGTCAGCAAATCAATTCTGTGAATGGGTTGGAGGCAACTCCGCTGGAAGAAACAGCACCACTTATTGTTCCCGTCTGTTATGATCCCTCAATAGCGCCGGATCTGGAATTTGCAGCAGAATTTACAAACTGCTCTGTAGAAGAATTCATTCTAATACATTCCAGTAGAACCTATAAGGTTTATATGCTGGGATTCTTACCTGGCTTTGCTTATATGGCTTCAGTAGATAAAAAAATCAGATTACCTAGAAAAGAAACGCCTAGAAAATTAGTGGCTGCAGGAAGCGTGGGTATTGCTGGAGAACAAACCGGTATTTATCCGCTGGATGCCCCGGGTGGATGGCAATTAATTGGGAAAACACCAATATCATTATTTGATATCAGTAAGGAAGATCCTTGTTTTTTTAAACCAGGTGACCGGGTAAAATTTGAACCCATATCATTAGATGCATTTCATGATTTAAAAAATGAAAACACATGA
- a CDS encoding 5-oxoprolinase subunit PxpA, with product MPVPYNCMLTIDINCDLGEGFPNDTLLMPFISSANIACGFHAGDTDTIKRTIENCIKNKVAIGAHPGFNDRANFGRTEMVLSDCELYDLVAEQIELVQNICTEMGAILHHVKPHGAMYNMAARDTTMSYIIAGVIKEINPSLILYGLSNSFLISEAEALGLTTASEVFADRTYTPEGMLTPRTDPKALLHSTEASLQQVLQMITQQNVWATDGTLVPIKAETICIHGDGDHALSFAKAICKAMKENDILIRTT from the coding sequence ATGCCTGTACCTTACAACTGCATGCTTACCATCGATATTAATTGTGATTTAGGGGAAGGGTTTCCCAACGATACCTTGCTGATGCCTTTTATCAGCAGCGCCAATATTGCCTGCGGATTTCATGCAGGCGATACTGATACCATCAAGCGGACCATAGAAAATTGTATAAAAAACAAAGTGGCCATTGGAGCACATCCGGGATTTAACGACCGGGCTAATTTTGGCAGAACAGAAATGGTGCTTTCAGATTGCGAATTATATGACCTAGTAGCAGAACAAATTGAGCTGGTGCAAAATATTTGTACAGAGATGGGCGCCATACTGCATCATGTAAAACCACACGGGGCTATGTACAATATGGCCGCCCGTGATACTACTATGAGTTATATTATTGCTGGTGTAATAAAAGAGATCAATCCTTCTTTGATATTGTATGGACTTAGTAATAGCTTTTTAATTTCAGAGGCAGAAGCCCTTGGATTAACAACCGCATCGGAAGTTTTTGCGGACCGTACTTATACGCCCGAGGGAATGCTGACACCCAGAACAGACCCTAAAGCATTATTGCATTCAACTGAAGCTTCTTTGCAACAAGTATTACAAATGATTACCCAACAAAACGTATGGGCTACTGATGGTACACTTGTTCCGATTAAAGCGGAAACCATTTGTATTCATGGCGACGGAGATCATGCGCTTTCATTTGCTAAAGCTATTTGTAAAGCCATGAAAGAAAATGATATTTTGATCAGAACTACTTAA
- the mnmH gene encoding tRNA 2-selenouridine(34) synthase MnmH has translation MPKSYSISIVHLRVAITKLTIEEFIPLCKQFPVFDVRSEGEFAHAHIPGAHSLPLFNNEERKIVGTAYKQESKQKAIKIGLKYFGTKMVKMVEAVEKITADSESKTVLVHCWRGGMRSAGVAWLLDLYGFKVYTLVGGYKVYRNWVLRQFVKDFPIQIVGGYTGSGKTEVLQELQRRGAAIIDLEGLAHHKGSAFGNLGQPPQPSQEMFENRLAEALQEQSFKVTASNPFIWMEDESQRIGDVNIPTVLFKQMRNKKVCFLEIPFEERLQYIIEGYGKFSKEFLVNAVIRIKKRLGGLETKTAINCLIEDDIAGCFSILLKYYDKGYHAGSLRRENPQELIHKIECPKVDPVGNAIRLLQVV, from the coding sequence ATGCCGAAAAGTTACTCCATTTCAATTGTACATTTGCGTGTGGCCATCACCAAATTAACCATAGAAGAATTTATACCGCTCTGCAAACAGTTCCCTGTATTTGATGTAAGAAGCGAGGGTGAATTTGCACATGCTCATATTCCGGGTGCCCATAGTTTGCCCTTATTCAATAATGAGGAAAGGAAAATAGTAGGCACGGCCTATAAACAGGAAAGCAAACAAAAAGCCATCAAAATTGGGCTTAAATATTTTGGTACCAAAATGGTTAAGATGGTGGAAGCAGTAGAAAAAATTACTGCTGATTCGGAGAGTAAAACCGTATTGGTCCATTGTTGGAGAGGGGGGATGAGAAGTGCTGGCGTGGCTTGGCTCTTAGATCTGTATGGATTTAAAGTATACACTTTAGTTGGAGGGTACAAAGTTTACCGGAACTGGGTTTTGCGACAATTTGTAAAAGACTTTCCCATTCAAATCGTTGGTGGGTATACGGGTTCAGGTAAAACAGAAGTTCTGCAGGAGCTACAGCGCAGAGGAGCAGCCATCATTGATCTGGAGGGATTGGCGCATCACAAAGGTTCGGCATTTGGCAACCTCGGACAACCACCACAACCTAGCCAGGAAATGTTTGAAAATCGATTGGCAGAAGCTTTACAGGAGCAGTCTTTTAAGGTTACGGCATCAAATCCTTTTATTTGGATGGAAGACGAAAGCCAACGGATTGGGGATGTAAATATTCCCACGGTTTTATTTAAGCAAATGCGCAATAAGAAAGTTTGCTTCTTAGAAATTCCTTTTGAAGAAAGGTTGCAATATATTATTGAGGGCTATGGAAAATTCAGCAAGGAATTTTTGGTAAATGCGGTTATCAGAATTAAGAAGCGATTGGGAGGATTAGAAACCAAAACAGCCATCAACTGTTTAATAGAAGATGATATTGCTGGTTGCTTTTCCATTTTGTTGAAATACTATGATAAGGGGTATCATGCAGGATCACTCAGAAGGGAAAATCCACAGGAATTGATTCACAAAATTGAATGCCCCAAAGTAGATCCTGTGGGCAATGCTATTCGACTACTACAGGTCGTGTAG
- a CDS encoding NRAMP family divalent metal transporter, whose product MQNVKQTTHKSSARSAILGAAFLMATSAIGPGFLTQTAVFTQSLAASFGFVILISVLLDIGAQMNIWRVIAVTEKRAQIIANELLPGMGYLLSTLVVVGGLAFNIGNIGGSGLGLEVMTGLDPAYGCVISCIVALIIFWYKEAGKAIDGFTKVLGLLMIGLTCYIVWKASPPMGAALHRTLIPENLSATAIVTLVGGTVGGYISFAGGHRLLDAGIKGEAQLPSVNRSAVSGILITSVMRFLLFLCVLGVMFMGLPIDAQNPAASVFQQAAGNIGYRFFGVVMWSAAITSVVGAAYTSVSFIKTFHPWLEKNEKAIISAFIIFSTTIYLFIGNPVKILVTVGALNGLILPIALAIILLAAYKKRLVNNYQHPLWLTITGWMVVTAMTIMSGLTIYKWLN is encoded by the coding sequence ATGCAAAATGTAAAACAGACCACCCACAAAAGTTCTGCGCGGTCAGCCATATTGGGCGCCGCTTTTTTAATGGCTACTTCTGCTATTGGTCCTGGATTTCTTACACAGACTGCGGTGTTTACTCAATCCCTTGCTGCCAGTTTTGGCTTCGTGATTTTGATTTCTGTTTTGCTGGATATAGGCGCCCAGATGAATATCTGGAGAGTGATTGCTGTGACGGAAAAAAGAGCGCAAATTATTGCCAACGAGTTATTACCAGGTATGGGGTATTTGTTGAGTACATTAGTTGTGGTTGGGGGGCTTGCATTTAATATTGGAAATATTGGTGGAAGTGGATTGGGACTGGAGGTAATGACAGGCCTTGATCCCGCATATGGCTGTGTGATCAGTTGTATTGTAGCGTTAATTATATTCTGGTACAAGGAAGCGGGCAAAGCCATTGATGGTTTTACCAAAGTATTGGGTTTGCTAATGATTGGGCTGACTTGTTATATTGTGTGGAAAGCAAGCCCACCTATGGGAGCTGCCTTACACAGAACCTTGATTCCGGAAAATTTATCGGCTACCGCCATTGTTACATTGGTAGGTGGAACCGTAGGCGGGTATATCAGTTTTGCAGGCGGTCATCGTTTGCTGGATGCTGGTATTAAAGGGGAAGCACAACTACCTTCAGTAAACAGAAGTGCCGTATCCGGTATTTTAATTACCTCTGTCATGCGCTTCCTTTTATTCCTGTGTGTGTTAGGGGTAATGTTCATGGGACTTCCCATTGATGCGCAAAACCCTGCAGCATCTGTATTTCAACAGGCAGCAGGCAATATCGGTTATCGGTTTTTCGGAGTAGTGATGTGGTCTGCGGCTATTACTTCTGTGGTGGGCGCGGCATATACATCTGTTTCCTTTATTAAAACTTTTCACCCATGGCTAGAAAAAAATGAGAAAGCAATCATTAGTGCTTTTATCATTTTCAGTACCACGATTTATTTGTTTATTGGCAACCCCGTAAAAATACTGGTAACCGTTGGTGCATTAAATGGATTAATCCTCCCGATTGCATTGGCCATTATTTTATTGGCTGCTTATAAAAAAAGATTGGTCAACAATTACCAGCATCCGCTCTGGTTAACCATCACAGGCTGGATGGTGGTTACGGCCATGACCATTATGAGCGGACTTACCATTTACAAATGGCTGAACTAA